In Peromyscus eremicus chromosome 2, PerEre_H2_v1, whole genome shotgun sequence, a single genomic region encodes these proteins:
- the Mrps15 gene encoding small ribosomal subunit protein uS15m, with product MLRAAWRSLSSVRAHAVAQAPVSALRGGGSASPALARCGLQPPSLLHAVRAYAIQKPVQPNRDDEPPPSTFIKEYKDIIPRMEKVDDVVKRILSLEMANKKEKLKIKQEQWMSKISENPEDSRTLEARVVALTVKIRSYEEHMQKHRKDKAHKRHLLMSIDQRKKMLKLLRQTNYDVFEKACRELGVEYTLPPLHFQKVHRRILAKKALCTRVFQEVQKQKKQRRALKAAAVAAKKQNSQGVPGKPSQTLQEVTKEN from the exons ATGCTGCGGGCGGCGTGGCGCTCGCTAAGCTCCGTTCGTGCCCATGCAGTGGCACAGGCTCCGGTGTCTGCGCTGCGGGGCGGAGGAAGCGCCAGTCCGGCCTTAGCACGCTGCGGCCTGCAGCCTCCGA GTCTCCTGCATGCCGTCCGTGCATACGCCATCCAGAAACCAG TCCAGCCCAACCGAGATGATGAGCCACCTCCTTCCACATTCATCAAAGAATACAAGGACATCATCCCCAGAATGGAGAA AGTTGATGATGTTGTGAAAAGAATCTTGTCTTTGGAAATGGCCAACAAG AAGGAGAAGTTGAAAATCAAACAAGAACAATGGATGAGCAAGATTTCGGAAAACCCTGAGGATTCCAGAACCTTGGAGGCTCGAG TTGTTGCCTTGACTGTCAAGATCCGCAGTTATGAAGAACATATGCAGAAACATCGAAAG GACAAAGCCCACAAACGCCATCTGCTGATGAGCATCGACCAAAGGAAAAAGATGCTCAAACTCCTCCGGCAGACCAACTATGATGTCTTCGAGAAGGCGTGCAGAGAGCTGGGGGTGGAGTATACCTTACCCCCTCTGCACTTCCAGAAGGTCCACCGCCGCATCCTTGCCAAGAAGGCCCTGTGCACTCGG GTTTTCCAGGAGgtgcagaagcagaagaagcaaagAAGGGCCTTAAAAGCTGCTGCAGTGGctgccaaaaaacaaaacagccaggggGTGCCAGGGAAGCCTTCCCAAACCCTACAAGAGGTGaccaaagaaaattaa